From Saccharomycodes ludwigii strain NBRC 1722 chromosome IV, whole genome shotgun sequence, one genomic window encodes:
- the RSA4 gene encoding Rsa4p (similar to Saccharomyces cerevisiae YCR072C | RSA4 | RiboSome Assembly), giving the protein MATVLPPPSKKQKKEAQKPKEIDLIPKDLPNVLIKFQAFDTGESVGGSLRVPGDITEKQLEELLNNLQGTNDDSVPYTFSCNIEPENKLIDINDNLYTSILKPGYKTTEDFITLVYTPRAVFKVKPITRSSAAIVGHGSTILCSAFAPNTSSRMCTGAGDNTARIWDCETQTPMVTLSGHRNWVLCCSYSPDGKIIATGSMDNTIRLWEANTGKPLGDALRGHGKWITALSWEPLHLVKEAELPRLVSSSKDGTLKVWDCTSRTCLYTLSGHTNSVSCVRWSGSNVIYSGSHDKTIRAWDMGQTGKCINILKSHAHWINHISLSTDYALRVGGFDYKSEKSISETELRKRALINFEKIAKKNGKLEEYMVTCSDDFTMYLWNPLKQNKPITRMTGHQKLVNHVQFSPDGRYVVSASFDNSIKLWDGRDGKFISTFRGHVAPVYQVSWSSDCRLLVSCSKDTTLKVWDVKTKKLSVDLPGHKDEVFTVDWSVDGKRVCSGGKDKTVRIWTH; this is encoded by the coding sequence atggcTACCGTACTACCACCACCATctaaaaagcaaaaaaaagaagctCAAAAACCTAAGGAAATTGACTTAATCCCAAAAGATTTGCCAAAtgttttgataaaatttcAAGCATTCGATACTGGTGAAAGTGTTGGTGGATCGTTAAGAGTCCCAGGAGATATCACCGAGAAACAACTGGAGGAAttgttaaataatttgCAAGGTACCAATGATGATTCTGTTCCATACACTTTCAGTTGTAATATCGAGccagaaaataaattaattgataTAAATGATAACTTGTATACATCTATTTTAAAGCCTGGTTATAAAACTACCGAAGATTTTATAACGTTAGTTTACACGCCAAGGGCTGTTTTCAAGGTTAAGCCCATAACTAGAAGCTCTGCAGCCATTGTGGGCCATGGTTCTACAATTTTATGTTCCGCGTTTGCTCCTAATACGAGTTCTAGAATGTGTACCGGTGCAGGGGATAACACTGCCAGGATATGGGATTGCGAAACACAAACTCCTATGGTCACTCTATCGGGACATCGTAATTGGGTCTTATGTTGTTCATATTCCCCAGATGGTAAAATTATTGCTACTGGGTCAATGGATAACACTATAAGGTTATGGGAGGCGAATACTGGGAAACCGCTTGGTGATGCCTTAAGAGGACACGGTAAATGGATTACAGCGTTGAGCTGGGAACCTTTACATTTAGTTAAGGAAGCTGAATTACCTCGTCTAGTTAGTTCTAGTAAAGATGGCACTTTAAAAGTTTGGGATTGTACCTCTAGAACATGTCTATATACTCTAAGTGGACACACGAATTCTGTGTCTTGTGTTAGATGGAGCGGTAGTAATGTTATTTATAGTGGCAGTCACGATAAAACGATAAGGGCTTGGGATATGGGTCAAACAGGGAAATGTATAAATATACTAAAATCACATGCACATTGGATAAACCATATATCATTAAGCACTGACTATGCTTTAAGAGTTGGTGGATTTGACTACAAATCCGAAAAATCAATTAGTGAAACAGAGCTAAGAAAAAGAgctttaattaattttgaaaaaattgcaaagaaaaatggtaaattaGAAGAATATATGGTTACTTGCAGTGATGATTTTACTATGTATTTGTGGAACCCGttgaaacaaaacaaacCGATAACAAGAATGACGGGACATCAAAAATTAGTCAATCATGTGCAATTTTCCCCAGATGGTAGGTATGTTGTAAGTGCGTCTTTTGATAATTCTATTAAATTATGGGATGGTAGAGATGGTAAGTTTATTTCCACTTTCAGGGGCCACGTTGCACCAGTTTATCAAGTTTCTTGGTCTTCTGACTGTAGACTACTAGTTTCATGTTCTAAGGATACTACGTTAAAGGTTTGGGATGttaagacaaaaaaattgtctGTTGATTTACCTGGACATAAAGATGAGGTTTTTACGGTTGATTGGAGTGTAGATGGTAAACGTGTTTGTAGTGGAGGAAAGGATAAAACAGTTAGGATATGGACACATTGA
- the PPG1 gene encoding putative serine/threonine-protein kinase PPG1 (similar to Saccharomyces cerevisiae YNR032W | PPG1 | Protein Phosphatase involved in Glycogen accumulation) translates to MSFGGTYELDHCLEILYKGELLPEIVIEGLCFKLKELLIKESNVVHVSTPITVVGDIHGQFHDLLEIFNIGGRCPDTNYLFLGDYVDRGLYSLETITLLIVLKLRYPKRIHLIRGNHESRQITQSYGFYTECLNKYGGDSQVWKIFTDLFDYLILSCIIDNEIFCVHGGLSPNVQTIDQIRIIDRIREIPHDGAMADLVWSDPEEENNTISTNTNNTVNQDEHFQVSPRGAGYTFGKSIVEKFCHLNNMSRIYRAHQLCNEGYQIYFQGLLTTVWSAPNYCYRCGNKASILELYNKDDYFFNVFEESPERTIINNNGRNQLINPSYFDINKSSDDMEWFEEETADNDDSNNGIKPANSNIINNINNGFSGSNRRNFIGNDYSKYDIYSDSYQRLNARSRHVDYFL, encoded by the coding sequence ATGTCGTTTGGTGGAACTTACGAATTAGACCATTGTTTGGAAATCTTGTATAAGGGTGAATTATTACCAGAAATAGTTATTGAGGGATtatgttttaaattaaaagaattattgaTTAAGGAAAGCAACGTTGTACATGTATCTACACCCATAACTGTTGTAGGTGATATACATGGTCAATTCCATGATTTGCTAGAgatatttaatattggtGGTCGTTGTCCTGACACAAactatttgtttttaggTGATTATGTTGACAGAGGTTTATACAGCTTAGAAACTATTACGTTActtatagttttaaaattaaggTATCCTAAAAGAATACATTTGATTAGAGGCAATCATGAATCTAGACAAATTACCCAGAGTTACGGATTTTACACTGAATGTTTGAATAAATATGGCGGAGACTCACaagtttggaaaatttttaCTGATTTGTTTGATTATTTGATCTTATCATGTATTATAGATAATGAAATTTTCTGTGTACATGGGGGACTGAGCCCAAATGTTCAGACCATTGACCAAATTAGAATTATAGACAGAATAAGGGAGATACCACACGATGGTGCCATGGCAGATCTAGTATGGAGTGATCCGGAGGAGGAAAATAATACCATAAGTACTAATACTAACAATACAGTAAATCAAGATGAACATTTTCAAGTCAGTCCACGCGGTGCAGGGTACACTTTTGGGAAAAGTATTGTGGAGAAGTTTTGCCATTTGAATAATATGAGTAGGATATATAGGGCCCATCAATTATGCAATGAGGGATATCAGATATATTTTCAAGGGTTGTTGACTACAGTATGGAGTGCTCCAAATTACTGTTATAGATGTGGTAACAAGGCCAGTATTTTagaattatataataaagatgattatttttttaatgtgtTTGAAGAATCGCCTGAACGCAcgataattaataataatggtagaaatcaattaattaatccaagttattttgatataaataagaGCAGCGATGATATGGAGTGGTTTGAGGAAGAAACAGcagataatgatgatagcAATAATGGTATTAAACCCGCCAATAGcaatataataaacaatataaataacgGATTTAGTGGCTCCAATAGaagaaattttattggAAATGATTACTCAAAATATGACATATATTCAGATTCGTACCAAAGATTAAATGCTAGATCTAGACATGTAGATTATTTCCTATAA
- the SSK22 gene encoding mitogen-activated protein kinase kinase kinase SSK22 (similar to Saccharomyces cerevisiae YNR031C | SSK2 | Suppressor of Sensor Kinase (paralog of YCR073C | SSK22)) yields MPNNNNNSQEYLLLKHAKAVKEIQNDIDDIPTCAVNSDILNTRANINSTTHNNTNNNNTNNSTSTTTSSPPQKQELFVDTSLTNNSSTNNPILLNLEPPPPSSSLHSMMMSNNSTPTTIITSSTLNNKRKSRSRSSSLSSTSLLSPKAFSPVRKPILTSHVSSGFNLGFSTISGPNTAQNNDPTHRKLSAGASGGYNFTSDHSSSTLSREDYYDLPNEIPKVTSENILKNITSNSITSLPIAKPSDQHQSALTTSNNLSNEKPLHMQKEYALNEKIYLSKLRKAAAKNKNDDYYTRRISLNNLDGLMRSNHNSRPHGPTHNNSNTATATTSATFASRSFTSKINNNHSNHNNNNNNNNNNKRKGKKSNSEIIKNAHNPSIIKKNIRVKSKKKSKDSNNKNVTNLDDNGSKLTKKYHKSQQLLSRGDKLKKSSISLINASPTSNSGRYNLKYGTNNTKVNSILLRKANNTSSTSVSMDTLHNYEKSSLEQKREESRANSLCEVLTEAKKSIFDTEGGGYINGSHDNTEGDTNSNNNNIDSNSIEVGEEYSDDYDDDDDDNNEDDDDDDSYYDYDDLQDDDSSCYYDYDDLESLADVYNDDIDNIYGVGFDDFNDSSSSDIEENNEHEHESNELSTSLSKNDNIDQQNDNIYSTNSRKIETRTKSGLQTPDNDDTLTFSSSTTSTAEFVLPNAKVHQDKTDHPVLENFQINKKSLLEKLSWIKDSDNDNNSNDNDKGEVCSKDSLELSVIGQNPRVLERLEWQMMLYKVLKGDIVRNEKSKLAKLKEKFNGNTTFKDTLWIELKAWMNGHTVEEQTKSLQILKNTVADEVIDKIMQYKVENADNKPIFHFVNELKDLLDTYYQITSYWPNLSDLRQEKPITASFQFEQRLATFNLIVNLDKNLTNEVLNLCQYTDLGKYFDPETHNFLPICEVVEFQINKSLADQIVTERDIELIFQKKIFFKHAPWIIKSKICYVKYGNILKELGFPLMFAKISVLLRFPIKLIKEVIKVRLDYAEKLENPTMMMIDQIIDDMSTYVKLATQIKYTIEIYKRNFTNIFQIDEDFDDVVIDAILFIFKLLNLKLFDSSKSVFRTFKEPDELIKHWDNLKNIGIFLSETAGLKVARAFATLSLRFMTKLHNYIIELQTEIPNFKNQADVEKWLSECLENVGTIKRKLNRFINVFSNSVCNMSIYQIKNKASFLDLLKDSGHVLFYTGGKLENDKGVYLIGSSELINCSKEDILEILNNSQICSDLVPVMEVNNNLNIYNVINEEIFNVDDENDLYMEQYAIDGTYYYHMEMPDYISRSFSAAASNPGKTSRTVNNFAGEVAPDISQKQQSNGIDFGFADNTTIKNVFIHNRDRNSNYFDDYAREENELYELEMKLKSLGYLIVISPKEVLLWKGRVVNLSEPICVSEIKLPFNAFFKGVDSVPISTKSMSKPANASSSVDDRLLFLTQGSCYAMDYQRERFEQTLDSSAEFLERACSIKSIDITLKRINRVIYKMVYSLLSSYPSVVVEVENKLPGMEILNSGYMFCKDFARNFLLLNTSTITNTNRSELILVMIQLSISWIKFIVNDCNPTDLKTFRWSVLAMEFAMQVTSGYNILALDSKDFADLKQQISGCMSLLISHFDIMGGRSRALAESKLSQQQKMSGSVSIDEYDDDAVLAVNSQIRMQSIRDLEKRTAKKTKHKAKVGKVLDDTDREDLYLAKLASSLSNVSIRWQKRSFIGGGSFGDVFSAVNLDTGGILAVKQIKVQHSKSMEKIFPRIKDEMTVLELLNHPNIVQYYGVEVHRDKVNIFMEYCEGGSLATLLEHGRFEDETITQVYSLQLLEGLAYLHHSGVVHRDIKPDNILLDYSGVIKYVDFGAAKLITKNATVGNNKSDTPVESKNSTNIKKNTAGGGNLNSLMGTPMYMAPENITGAKHGRFGSDDIWSLGCVILEMVTGRRPWSNLDNEWAIMYHVAAGHVPPLPTRKEMSDLGINFLSKFLLQDPDKRATAVELLLHPWIVEIRMLAFGTDEQSEVSLLNTSSSTSSMTSIGTDSNTLSNSNI; encoded by the coding sequence atgcctaataacaacaataattcaCAGGAATATCTGCTTTTGAAACATGCAAAGGCGGTAAAAGAAATTCAAAATGATATCGATGATATTCCCACCTGCGCTGTCAATTCTgatatattaaatacaCGTGCTAATATAAATTCTACTActcataataatactaataataataatactaataatagtacATCTACTACAACCTCCTCACCTCCTCAAAAACAAGAACTATTTGTAGACACTTCCTTAACCAATAACTCTAGCACAAATAACCCGATTCTATTAAATCTGGAGCCGCCACCACCATCATCCTCTTTACATAGTATGATGATGAGCAATAACAGTACtccaacaacaataatcaCATCAAGtactttaaataataaaagaaaatcaagATCTAGATCGTCATCTCTTTCATCCAcctcattattatcacctAAAGCATTTTCCCCGGTAAGAAAACCAATTTTGACATCACATGTTTCAAGTGGGTTTAATTTAGGTTTTTCAACCATTTCCGGCCCAAACACTGCTCAAAATAATGATCCTACACACAGAAAATTGTCTGCAGGCGCTTCTGGAGGGTACAACTTTACCAGTGATCATAGTTCATCTACTTTATCTAGAGAAGACTACTACGATCTTCCAAACGAAATTCCTAAAGTGACTTCAGAAAATATTCTAAAAAACATAACTTCTAATTCTATTACTAGTTTGCCTATTGCAAAACCTTCGGATCAACATCAATCAGCATTAACAACAAGCAATAATCTTTCTAATGAAAAACCATTGCATATGCAAAAAGAGTACGCTTTAAACGAAAAAATTTACTTGTCCAAGTTGAGAAAGGCAGCCgctaaaaataagaacgatgattattatacaaGAAGAATTAGCTTAAATAATTTGGATGGTCTTATGCGTTCTAACCACAATTCCCGTCCTCATGGTCCAACTCataacaacagcaacactGCTACCGCTACTACTTCTGCCACTTTTGCTTCTAGGTCATTTACctcaaaaattaataataatcatagtaatcataataataataataataataataataataataaaaggaaaGGTAAAAAGAGTAATAgtgaaattattaaaaatgctCATAATCCatcaattattaaaaaaaatattcgaGTCaagagtaaaaaaaaaagcaaagatagcaataataaaaatgtcaCAAATCTGGATGATAATGGGAgtaaattaacaaaaaaataccataaAAGTCAACAACTGCTGTCACGAGGAGACAAACTAAAGAAGAGTAGCATATCACTAATTAATGCCAGTCCAACCAGTAACAGCGGTAGGTATAATCTGAAGTACGGCACAAATAACACTAAAGTAAATAGTATACTGTTACGGAAAGCCAATAATACTAGTAGTACTTCTGTTTCTATGGATACCCTGCATAATTATGAAAAAAGTAGCCTTGAACAAAAACGGGAAGAATCAAGAGCAAATAGTCTTTGTGAAGTTTTAACTGAAGCTAAAAAATCTATTTTTGATACTGAAGGAGGAGGGTATATTAATGGGAGCCATGATAATACGGAAGGAGAtactaatagtaataataataatatcgatAGCAACAGTATTGAAGTAGGAGAAGAATACAGTGATgattatgatgatgatgatgatgataacaACGAAGACGACGACGATGACGATAGTTATTACGATTATGATGACTTGCAAGATGATGATAGTAgttgttattatgattatgatgATTTGGAAAGTCTAGCCGATGTatataatgatgatattgataatatatatggtGTTGGCTTTGACGATTTTAATGATTCCTCCTCTTCAgatattgaagaaaataacgAGCATGAACACGAATCCAATGAACTTAGTACTTCATTGtcaaaaaatgataatattgatcaacaaaatgataatatttattcaaCCAACAGTAGAAAAATCGAAACACGCACAAAAAGTGGTCTTCAGACAcctgataatgatgataccTTGACGTTTTCATCATCTACTACATCTACTGCTGAATTTGTATTACCGAATGCCAAAGTTCATCAAGACAAAACTGATCATCCagttttagaaaattttcaaattaataAGAAATCTTTACTAGAAAAATTATCGTGGATTAAAGATAGCGAtaacgataataatagtaatgataatgataaggGAGAAGTATGTTCGAAGGATTCACTGGAGTTGTCTGTTATTGGTCAAAATCCTAGGGTTTTAGAAAGATTAGAATGGCAAATGATGTTGTACAAAGTTTTAAAGGGAGATATTGTGCGCAACGAAAAATCCAAATTAGCTAAACTAAAAGAGAAATTTAATGGCAATACTACTTTTAAGGACACTTTATGGATTGAATTGAAAGCTTGGATGAATGGGCACACTGTTGAAGAACAAACAAAGTCCTTGCAGATTTTAAAGAATACTGTTGCTGATGAAGTTATAGATAAAATTATGCAATATAAAGTTGAAAATGCTGATAATAAACCCATATTCCACTTTGTTAATGAACTTAAAGACCTTTTAGACACATATTATCAAATCACTTCCTATTGGCCCAACCTTAGTGATTTACGACAGGAAAAACCTATTACGGCAAGTTTTCAATTTGAACAAAGATTAGCTACATTCAACCTTATTGTGAATTTGGATAAAAATCTAACCAACGAGGTTCTAAATCTTTGTCAATATACTGATCTAggtaaatattttgacCCAGAAACTCATAACTTTTTACCCATTTGTGAAGTGGTTGAATttcaaattaataaatctcTAGCCGATCAAATTGTCACCGAAAGAGATATTGAGTTAatcttccaaaaaaaaattttttttaaacatgCACCTTGGATCATCAAGTCTAAGATATGTTATGTCAAATATGGTaacatattaaaagaattggGATTTCCGCTTATGTTTGCTAAGATTAGTGTTTTGTTACGGTTCCCTATCAAATTGATCAAAGAAGTTATAAAGGTTAGATTGGATTATGctgaaaaattggaaaatccaacaatgatgatgattgACCAAATAATTGACGATATGAGCACTTATGTGAAATTGGCCACACAAATTAAGTATACAATTGAGATatacaaaagaaattttacaaatattttccaaatcgATGAAGATTTTGATGATGTTGTTATTGATGCGatattattcattttcaaattattaaatttgaaattatttgatAGTTCTAAAAGTGTTTTCAGAACTTTTAAAGAGCCAGATGAGCTAATTAAGCATTGGGATAATCTAAAGAATATTGGCATATTTTTAAGCGAAACAGCTGGTTTGAAAGTTGCAAGAGCATTTGCCACCTTATCGTTAAGGTTTATGACCAAGCTACACAACTATATCATTGAACTGCAGACAGAGATACcgaattttaaaaatcaaGCTGATGTGGAAAAATGGTTAAGTGAGTGTTTAGAAAATGTGGGTACAATAAAGCGGAAATTAAACAGATTTATTAACGTTTTCTCTAACTCTGTGTGTAATATGAGTATTTaccaaattaaaaataaggcaagttttttggatttattaaaagattcCGGacatgttttattttacacCGGTGGTAAGttagaaaatgataaaggtgtttatttaattggTAGTAGTGAGTTGATAAACTGTTCTAAAGAAGATATtttagaaattttaaataattccCAAATATGTTCTGACTTGGTTCCTGTAATGGAagtcaataataatttaaacatTTATAACGTTATCAATGAAGAAATTTTTAACGTCGACgatgaaaatgatttgTACATGGAACAATATGCTATTGATGGTACCTACTATTACCATATGGAGATGCCGGATTATATCTCTAGAAGTTTTTCTGCTGCTGCTTCAAATCCTGGTAAAACGTCCAGAACAGTGAACAATTTTGCTGGTGAGGTTGCTCCTGATATATCTCAAAAGCAACAGTCCAATGGTATTGATTTTGGGTTTGCTGataatactactattaAGAATGTTTTCATTCATAATCGTGATAGAAATAGCAACTATTTTGATGATTATGCAAGAGAAGAAAATGAGTTGTATGAACTAGAAATGAAGCTAAAGTCTTTAGGTTATTTAATAGTGATATCGCCAAAGGAAGTTTTATTGTGGAAGGGTCGAGTTGTTAATTTATCTGAACCAATATGTGTATCCGAAATTAAATTGCCTTTCaatgctttttttaaaggGGTCGATAGTGTACCAATTTCCACGAAATCTATGTCAAAACCTGCGAATGCATCCTCTTCAGTTGATGATAgacttttgtttttaacaCAAGGTTCATGTTATGCAATGGATTACCAAAGAGAAAGATTTGAGCAAACTTTAGATAGCTCTGCTGAATTTTTGGAAAGAGCCTGTTCCATCAAAAGTATTGATATAACTTTGAAAAGAATTAATAgagttatttataaaatggTGTATTCTTTATTGTCCTCTTATCCCTCGGTCGTTGTTGAAGTTGAAAACAAACTTCCTGGTATGGAAATTCTAAATAGTGGATATATGTTTTGCAAGGATTTTGCCAGGAACTTCCTCCTTCTAAACACGAGTACTATTACCAACACAAATAGGTCTGAGTTAATATTGGTAATGATTCAATTATCAATTAGTTggattaaatttattgtgAATGATTGTAATCCGACTGATTTGAAAACATTCAGATGGTCGGTCCTAGCGATGGAATTTGCGATGCAAGTTACCTCtggttataatatattagcATTAGATTCTAAAGATTTTGCAgatttaaaacaacaaatttcTGGTTGTATGTCGCTATTGATTTCCCATTTTGATATTATGGGTGGAAGGTCCCGTGCTTTAGCAGAATCCAAGTTGTCTCAGCAACAGAAAATGAGTGGATCTGTAAGTATTGATGAGTATGATGATGATGCAGTATTGGCGGTTAATTCACAGATCCGTATGCAGAGTATTCGCGACCTTGAGAAAAGAACTgcaaagaaaacaaaacataAGGCAAAAGTTGGTAAAGTATTGGATGATACGGATAGAGAGGATTTGTATTTAGCCAAACTGGCTTCGTCTCTATCTAATGTTTCTATTAGGTGGCAAAAAAGATCATTTATTGGTGGTGGTTCATTTGGCGATGTCTTTTCTGCTGTTAATTTAGACACTGGTGGTATATTGGCTGTTAAACAGATCAAGGTTCAGCACAGTAAAAGTATGGAAAAGATATTCCCCAGAATCAAGGACGAGATGACTGTTTTGGAATTGTTGAACCACCCTAACATTGTCCAATATTATGGTGTTGAAGTTCATCGTGATAAggttaatattttcatggAATATTGTGAAGGTGGGTCATTGGCAACTCTATTGGAACATGGTCGGTTTGAAGATGAAACAATAACACAAGTTTATTCTTTACAATTGTTAGAGGGCTTGGCATACTTGCATCATAGTGGTGTTGTTCACAGAGATATTAAACCGGATAATATATTGTTAGATTATAGTGGTGTCATAAAGTATGTTGATTTTGGTGCAGctaaattaattaccaaGAATGCAACAgttggtaataataagagTGATACTCCGGTTGAATCAAAGAATTCCACaaatattaagaaaaataccGCAGGCGGTGGTAATCTAAATAGTTTGATGGGCACACCAATGTACATGGCTCCAGAGAATATTACAGGTGCAAAGCATGGCCGGTTTGGATCAGATGATATATGGTCTTTAGGATGTGTAATATTAGAAATGGTGACAGGAAGAAGACCTTGGTCCAACTTAGACAATGAGTGGGCCATCATGTATCATGTTGCTGCCGGTCATGTTCCACCATTACCAACAAGAAAAGAGATGTCTGACTTGggtataaattttttatccaagtttttattacaaGATCCAGATAAGAGAGCAACTGCGGTAGAACTGCTATTACATCCTTGGATTGTTGAAATTCGAATGTTAGCTTTTGGTACTGACGAACAATCAGAGGTAAGCTTATTGAATACTTCTTCTTCCACATCATCTATGACTTCTATTGGGACAGATAGTAATACGCTGTCCAACAGtaacatataa
- the IMG2 gene encoding mitochondrial 54S ribosomal protein mL49 (similar to Saccharomyces cerevisiae YCR071C | IMG2 | Integrity of Mitochondrial Genome) encodes MLRQSLNLRTVFNTKNIVRLHSTTTSKPLASDDHSAAANIDAVGHASKDLFSDPISEFKVFPKIEDISPSELVGGTKFGKKNYLVERSSTGNLPVYTEYKSMKCYTEIRKIRGNPIQLRDDLQERLPHIPKKQFKVILQSNKILIEGNYATDIKSVLSTTF; translated from the coding sequence ATGCTTCGTCAGTCGTTAAATTTAAGAACAGtttttaatactaaaaatatagTAAGATTACATTCTACTACTACAAGTAAACCCTTGGCTTCAGACGATCATTCTGCTGCTGCAAATATTGATGCAGTTGGGCATGCCTCGAaggatttattttcagaTCCAATAAGTGAATTTAAGGTTTTCCCTAAAATTGAAGATATCTCTCCATCAGAATTGGTTGGTGGTACCAAATTcggtaaaaaaaactatttggTGGAAAGATCATCTACTGGTAACTTACCGGTTTATACCGAATACAAATCTATGAAATGTTACACTGAAATAAGAAAGATAAGAGGCAATCCGATTCAGTTAAGAGACGATTTACAAGAAAGATTACCACATATTCCTAAAAAGCaatttaaagttattttacAATCCAATAAGATTTTGATTGAGGGTAATTATGCAACTGATATTAAAAGCGTGTTATCAACCACTTTTTAA
- the HUB1 gene encoding ubiquitin-like protein HUB1 (similar to Saccharomyces cerevisiae YNR032C-A | HUB1 | Homologous to UBiquitin), which produces MIEVIVDDRLGKKVKVKCLGDDTILDLKKVLSVQLSSNTTVNADTTNYNKLKLIKGNTALKNHITLEDYEIHDGTYLELYYN; this is translated from the coding sequence ATGATAGAAGTTATAGTAGATGATCGGTTGGGCAAAAAGGTAAAAGTAAAATGTCTAGGGGATGATACTATActagatttaaaaaaagtactGAGCGTACAATTATCAAGTAATACTACTGTTAATGCTGATACCACCAActataataaattgaaattaattaagGGGAACACTGCTCTAAAAAATCACATAACTTTAGAAGATTATGAAATACATGATGGTACATACCTAGAATTATATTACAACTAG